In the genome of Raphanus sativus cultivar WK10039 chromosome 4, ASM80110v3, whole genome shotgun sequence, one region contains:
- the LOC108854812 gene encoding uncharacterized protein LOC108854812 has protein sequence MANTISSVEDFEKVHGILLAASGLPQKLYASLFHKLASDTLDGGAHFQIEPCDDGRRRSLVLTSESMPKDSDVFLVDHAWTFRLPDAYKQLQEIPGLAERMGSLMCVDTDLEGEAGEEEEDTEHYEQLSVVQALESEIRSAADKGYDSLRWLELEGLGIDDDTFLSLDIPSKFQDLLALSLFGNKLESADVVIQEVSKFKNLNALWLNDNPLLQKSERRLADEILQSCPSLEIYNSCFTSNYGLWALGFCGDIVGKDNPDYVHQDQPLCDVTSLDLSNRSIHNLVNKAFSVQELPLLSQLNIRGNPLDQNSVGELFEVLKLFPSLSSLEVDIPGPLGNSAVEILESLPKLSLLNGVDTAKIFENGKHVVDSMIEPRLPEPKPEDNLIDRVLGAMWLYVMNYRLADEEKIDETSLWYVMDELGSALGHSDEPNFRVAPFLYMPSGNLDSAVSYSIMWPIKGCHKGDECTRDFLSGIGEDKHRSARLTAWFHTPENYFIHEFEKYQQNQHAKAFKPLPMTPSISQSIRHNDGSPLLVHTDLPQVEEFLTRPEFVLTNEPKDADIIWTSMQVDDELKKAVGLTDDQYINQFPFEACIVMKHHLAETIQKAYGSPEWLQPTYNLETELTQFIGDYCVRKRDGLDNLWILKPWNMARTIDTSITDNLSAIIRMMETGPKICQKYIEHPALFKGKKFDMRYVVLLRSIDPLEIYLTDIFWVRLSNNPYSLEKHSFFEYETHFTVMNYGRKLNHKPTAEFVREFEQEHNVKWMDIHEKVKQLIRQVFEAAALVHPEMKSDKSRAMYGVDVMLDSSFQPKILEVTYCPDCMRACTYDMETINGKGIVKAREFFNYVFGCLFLGETSHVTPL, from the exons atggcgaACACAATCTCGAGTGTGGAAGATTTCGAGAAGGTACATGGAATCCTGTTGGCGGCTTCTGGTTTGCCGCAGAAACTGTACGCAAGCCTCTTCCACAAACTTGCCTCCGATACTTTAGATGGCGGCGCTCACTTCCAGATCGAACCCTGCGACGATGGTCGGAGACGGAGCCTTGTTCTCACTTCTGAATCTATGCCTAAAGATTCTGACGTCTTCCTTGTCGACCACGCCTGGACTTTTCGTCTCCCCGATGCCTATAAACAG CTTCAGGAAATTCCCGGTTTGGCTGAGAGGATGGGTTCTTTGATGTGTGTTGACACTGATTTAGAAGGAGaagctggagaagaagaagaagatacagaGCATTACGAGCAACTCTCCGTTGTTCAGGCACTAGAGAGTGAAATTCGTTCTGCAGCGGATAAAGGATATGACTCTTTAAGATGGTTGGAGTTGGAGGGTCTTGGGATTGATGATGACACATTCTTGTCCCTTGATATCCCTAGCAAGTTTCAG GACTTGCTGGCGCTAAGTCTTTTCGGGAACAAGCTTGAGAGTGCAGATGTGGTTATACAAGAGGTTTCAAAGTTTAAGAATCTGAACGCCTTGTGGCTGAATGACAATCCTCTTCTTCAGAAAAG TGAACGTCGGTTGGCTGACGAAATATTGCAAAGCTGTCCCAGTCTGGAAATCTACAACTCGTGTTTTACCTCTAACTATGGGCTGTGGGCACTTGGTTTCTGTGGAGATATCGTTGGGAAGGATAATCCTGATTATGTTCACCAGGATCAACCTTTGTGCGATGTAACCTCACTTGACCTTTCAAACCGGTCAATACACAATCTAGTCAATAAG gCATTCTCTGTGCAAGAGTTGCCTTTACTCTCTCAACTAAATATCCGTGGAAATCCATTGGACCAGAATTCTGTTGGAGAACTGTTTGAAGTCTTGAAGCTCTTCCCTTCGCTGTCTTCCTTAGAG GTTGACATACCTGGACCTCTTGGAAACAGTGCTGTAGAGAttcttgaatctctcccaaaACTTTCTTTGTTAAATGGCGTTGACACggctaaaatatttgaaaatggaAAGCATGTTGTTGACTCGATGATTGAACCACGGCTTCCTGAGCCGAAACCCGAGGATAATCTCATTGACCGTGTTCTTGGTGCAATGTGGTTGTATGTGATGAATTATCGTCTTGCGGATGAGGAAAAGATTGATGAAACTTCCTTGTG GTATGTGATGGATGAACTTGGTTCAGCTTTGGGGCATAGCGATGAACCCAATTTCAGAGTGGCTCCTTTTCTTTACATGCCTTCCGGGAATTTAGACTCTGCTGTGAG CTATTCAATAATGTGGCCTATCAAAGGTTGTCATAAAGGTGACGAGTGCACTCGTGATTTTCTATCTGGTATTGGGGAGGACAAACATCGGTCTGCCAGGCTCACAGCTTGGTTTCACACTCCTGAGAACTATTTCATTCAT GAGTTTGAGAAATACCAACAAAATCAGCATGCGAAAGCTTTCAAGCCTCTACCTATGACACCTTCAATTTCCCAAAGCATTCGCCATAATGATGGGTCTCCTTTACTGGTACATACGGATCTACCTCAAGTTGAAGAATTTCTGACACGTCCAGAGTTTGTGCTCA CAAATGAACCAAAAGATGCAGACATTATATGGACGAGTATGCAGGTGGACGATGAGCTGAAGAAAGCGGTGGGACTAACAGATGACCAATACATTAATCAGTTTCCCTTTGAGGCTTGTATTGTTATGAAGCATCATCTTGCGGAGACTATTCAAAAG GCTTATGGATCTCCAGAATGGCTACAACCTACTTACAATCTTGAAACAGAGCTGACCCAGTTCATTGGGGACTATTGTGTACGCAAACGTGATGGTTTGGACAATTTGTGGATCTTGAAACCATGGAATATGGCAAGGACAATCGACACAAGTATAACCGATAATTTATCAGCAATCATCCGGATGATGGAAACTGGTCCAAAGATCTGCCAGAAGTACATAGAGCACCCTGCTTTGTTCAAGGGGAAGAAGTTTGATATGCGATACGTTGTCCTGCTGCGGAGCATTGACCCGTTGGAGATTTACCTGACAGATATCTTTTGGGT TAGGTTGTCGAACAATCCATATTCATTGGAGAAGCACAGTTTCTTTGAATATGAAACCCACTTCACTGTCATG AACTATGGACGGAAGTTGAATCACAAGCCCACAGCAGAGTTTGTGAGAGAGTTTGAACAAGAACATAACG TTAAATGGATGGATATTCATGAGAAGGTGAAGCAATTGATACGTCAAGTGTTTGAGGCGGCAGCTCTTGTGCATCCGGAAATGAAATCTGACAAATCTAGGGCCATGTACGGAGTAGACGTGATGCTCGACAGCTCCTTCCAGCCAAAAATCTTGGAG GTTACATACTGTCCTGACTGCATGAGGGCTTGCACCTACGACATGGAAACCATAAATGGAAAAGGAATCGTGAAAGCTAGGGAATTTTTTAACTATGTATTTGGGTGTCTCTTCTTAGGCGAGACTTCTCACGTGACTCCCTTGTGA